One window of Flavobacteriales bacterium genomic DNA carries:
- a CDS encoding CrcB family protein translates to MQLYLAIFIGGGLGSLARFATGKAAVSLMPRAYFPVGTFAANMLSIVVFALVFNWLQRQQLTLSAETWRAALLVGFCGGFSTFSTFSFETFELFKMGHTGWAIANVVVSALVGVGVFALLLKANI, encoded by the coding sequence TTGCAACTCTACTTGGCTATTTTCATCGGGGGAGGACTCGGATCATTGGCGCGTTTCGCCACCGGAAAAGCCGCCGTTTCCCTCATGCCCAGGGCTTATTTCCCAGTCGGAACCTTCGCGGCCAATATGCTCAGTATCGTCGTTTTTGCATTGGTCTTCAACTGGCTTCAACGCCAACAATTGACCCTCAGTGCCGAAACCTGGCGGGCCGCACTCTTGGTCGGGTTCTGCGGCGGATTCTCCACCTTCTCCACCTTCAGTTTCGAAACTTTCGAGCTCTTTAAAATGGGCCATACCGGTTGGGCCATCGCCAATGTGGTGGTGAGTGCGTTGGTCGGGGTAGGGGTGTTTGCGTTGTTGCTTAAAGCAAATATTTAA
- a CDS encoding phosphatase PAP2 family protein produces the protein MLNKLIEYDWQLTLWLNNLGTERWDGFWLWITEASHWYWMYAVIIALYFVLDRLWGFAALAATLITFGLADWLSVNAFKIVFERLRPCHQEGVMEFIRLVPEGCGGEFGFVSSHAANTFALAYFFIRYFTRYWKYSEALFASWCVLSAYSRVYLGVHYLGDIVGGAILGTVIGWLVFSAYGLMEKRYRPL, from the coding sequence ATGCTGAATAAGCTCATTGAATACGACTGGCAGCTCACCTTGTGGCTGAATAATCTGGGAACCGAACGGTGGGATGGCTTTTGGTTGTGGATCACCGAAGCATCGCACTGGTACTGGATGTACGCCGTAATCATCGCACTCTATTTTGTGCTCGACCGCCTGTGGGGTTTTGCGGCCCTGGCCGCCACGCTCATCACCTTCGGATTGGCCGATTGGCTCAGCGTCAACGCCTTCAAGATCGTCTTCGAACGACTGCGCCCCTGCCATCAGGAAGGTGTTATGGAATTCATCCGCCTCGTGCCCGAAGGCTGCGGCGGCGAATTCGGATTCGTGAGTTCCCACGCCGCCAACACCTTCGCCCTCGCGTATTTCTTCATCCGCTATTTCACGCGCTACTGGAAATACAGCGAAGCCCTCTTCGCTTCGTGGTGCGTACTCTCCGCGTACAGCCGGGTGTATCTGGGCGTCCATTATTTGGGCGACATCGTCGGGGGAGCTATCTTGGGTACCGTAATCGGGTGGCTTGTTTTTTCGGCCTACGGCCTGATGGAGAAACGTTACCGCCCACTCTAA